The nucleotide window GACAAAATGCGTCGGAGTGACCTGAACCCAGTTCGCCGCCGCATAAGGGGCATCGGGCTTGAAACTAAGAGCACCGTTCGCACTCGCCGTGAAGTCGGACTTCTGAACAGTAACCGTAAATGGCTTTCGTCCTCCATTGATTACCTGGAACCTCCGGGCCGCCGCGCTCGCACCGGGCGGAACGACCAGCCGAGTTGGAGCCACCTCGAGCGAGAAGACGGGTGAGGGAGCAGAAGTGGCGACAGCAGTCGGAATATGCGCCGATAGGAGGCAGATGATACCCAAAATGGCGCCGATCTCACGACGGGCTCGATCGGTCATGGATCCTGTCAAAGCATCGCACTGATACTGGAAGATTTCCGACATGCTAAACCGCCCACCCCGGATGATCACGGCGAGTATTTATCCGATCACCACGACGATCAAACGCCATCTTCCGGCTATCTCCTACGGGCACTTCTTTCGGACGCCGGACGCAGGTTAATTGCACCTGAATAGCGTTCTATCGGCCGCCGCCGGCCGAGGTGCGACCACGCACGAAGTGGGTAAATCGGAGTTAGCCGGAGGACGACGGAATCCCATTCGGGATGCAAGTTTTACTCTTTGAAGGGGGTACACGATGCGCTGCCATCGCCTGTCGATCCTGCTCGTCCTGTGTGCGGGAACGCTGACGTTGGCCGCGCCGAGCGCGGCGGCCGCCGCCGGCGGGCACCACCGAGAGGCGCATGACCACGCGTCCGCGCACAAGCGGGAGTCCTTCCAGGCTTCCACCTCGGTGGGGATACATGTCCTTCCCGCAACGGCCAATCCCGGGGGCCCGGGCTCGGGACCGAACGGCCCGGGTGGAGCCCCGTCCGCCGGATCAGGCGACGGCACCTCCGCCGGAGCGCACTCCGGGTCGGACAACGGCATCTCCGCCGAAGTGGAGTCCGGCGGTGAGTACGACGCTTCGTCCCACTTCGGCTCTGGCGATCAGAGTCGCGGCAACCCGCGGTTCGCCCGCCCGCCCCGCCGGGCACGCGGCGCGCTCCGCGGCCGGGCGCATGGAGCATCCCACTCCCGCAGGCACGGTGCTCCCCATCACGGCTACCTGCCGTTCACGGGCTACAGCGTCATGACCATCGCGCTGAGCGGAACGGCGGCAGTACTCGCCGGCTCCGCACTGCTGTGGGCATCGGTCAGGCGACGGAAGCGGGCAGGCCGGTGCCCTGTCCCGGAAGTCGCCGCCGGACCTCCCGGATAGACGGCCGCCGTTGGATGACAGCGGTGGAGCCCCGTCGTTACTCAGGTTCGCCGCGGTGGCGGCGTCGCGGGTGCGGGGCCGAGAGACTGCAGCGCGACGTCCGCGTACACCCTCGCTAACGCGTCATCGCGGCGGCACGCGGCGTTCCTGACCGCGAGGGCGGCGTTCCGCAGCCGGCGGGTGCTCCACTCCCGGTCGAAGAGCGGCGCGACGGTGAGGAGCAGCTCCGCGGCCCGGGTCAAAGGGCCGCCCGGCTCTCTCGCCGCGTTCTCGATGGCGGTGAGGACGGCGTCCTGTTCCACGAAGAGCCAGGTGCGAGCCGCCTCGACCGTGACCGACCGCTCGCCGGGACAGGGGCCGGGCGAAGCCTCCGTCACCGGCCGGGAGCCGGCCGGGAGCGGCTCGCCCAGCGCCTTCGCCACGCCGCGGGCCGCCGTGAGGTAGTGGTCGAGCAGTCTCCGGAGGGCGCGTACCCGCTCGCCCTGCCGGCCGGTCCGGTTCAGGGCGAACACGCGCAGCAGGTCGTGGAAGCGGTAGCGGTTCGGGGCGTGGCACTCGAGGAGGCTCAGGTCGGCCAGGGTCTCGAGGAGTTCGTCCGCGCACTGGCGGCGCAGGCCGAGTGTGGCGCCCGCCGCGCCGGTCGAGAAGCCGGGCCCGTCGGCCAGCGCCAGCAGGCGGAACGCCCTCGCCTCATCGCTTCCCAGCTGCTCGTAGCCGGGACGGAAACACGCGACGGCCGCGGGCAGCTCCTCCACGCGTCCGTGCGCCAGCCGGCGTGCCAGCACGCCGACCGGGGACGCGGGACGCGCGGCCAGCCACGTACCGGCGGAGCGGATCGCCAGCGGCAGGAAACCGCAGGCCGCGACCAGGTCCAGGGCCGCGCCGCGTTCGGCCGCGACGCGGTCCGCGCCGGCGACGCTCGTGAGCAGCGTCATGGCCTCGTCCGGTTCGAGCACGTCGAGGTCCAGCCCGCTCACACCGGGCAGGCCTGCCATCGTGGTGCGGCTCGTCACCAGGACCGCGCATCCCGGCGCACCGGGCAGCAGCGGCGCCACCTGCGCCGGGCACCGGGCGTCGTCCAGGACCACCAGCATGCGCCGCCCGGTCAGCTCCGAGCGGTACAGCGCCGAGCGTTCCTCCAGCGTCTCGGGTACGTCACGCCGGCCGAGAGCGTGCAGCAGGCCGCCGAGCACCGCGTACGGCTCGGCGGGGTGGCCGGTCATCCCGCGCAGGTCCGCGTAGAGGCGTCCACCGCGGAAGCGCGTACCTGCGGCATGCGCGACGTGGACGGCCAGGGCGGTCTTGCCGACGCCGCCCATGCCGTTCACGGCGGCGACCGGCACCGACCGGCCGGGCACCAGCACATCGGCCAGGTCGGCGACGGCGCCGCTACGGCCGGTGAAGTCTCCGATGTCCGGCGGCAGCCCGTACGGCATCGAGCTCCTCCTCCGGGCGAGGTTCCGAATGACAGAGCCCTGCACCGGTCCGTCACCTCCGGTGCAGGGCTCCTAGGCACCCGGCCACAGCCAGGCGACCTTCCCCCGTCATCGCCCGGCAACGCAGCGGCATTGGCCTCCGGGCGAATGTCCGGGCCTTTACCCCCTCGGCCCGTCCACAAGATGAATTCTGCGGGACGGCGTTCAACGTCTGATCAACGTCTGATCAACGCCCACGACAACCGCGTTTCCCCAGGTGGAAGCGGACTATAGGTAGAAGCCGGTGTCGGAGATCGGCGGCGGCGTGGCCGTGGTGCGGCCGTCTCGGCGGGCGTACAGCTCGGCGAGTGTCGCGCCGTGCGGGACCGTCTCGGCGGTGCCCAGCCAGGCGGCGGCCTCGGCGGGCGACATCCGGCCGACCTCGATCTGTGCGAGGCAGCGGCCCGGCCGTACGACCGCGGGGTGCAGAGCGGTGAGCGGCTCGTTCGTCGTGATGGCGACGAGCACGTCGCGGCCCTGGCCGAGCAGGCCGTCGGTCAGGTTGAGCAGCCGGGACAGTGCCTGGCCGGTGGCGTTCTTGGCATCGCTGGAGATCAGCTCGTCACAGTCCTCGACCACGAGCAGCCGCCAGCGGCGGTCGTCGTCGTCCTCGCCGACCGCGACCTCCATGAGGTACGCGGGGTTGCTGAACAGCTGCTCCGGATCCAGCACGCAGTCGAACTGGGCCCACTTCGACCACTCGCGGGCGAGAGCGCGCAGGGCGGTGGTCTTGCCCGTACCCGGCGGTCCGTGCAGGAGCACCAGCCGGCCGCTGATGTCGTCCGGCGTCACGTCGGTGAGCCGGTCGATGGCGGTCGCGGCGGTCGCGGGGTAGTTGTCGCGGATCTCCGGCCAGGTCGCCGCCGTGATGGACCGCTGGCTACGGGACGCGCCGTGCGCGCCCAGGTGCCAGAAGCCCATGTCGACCCGGTCCTCCTCCGGGGGTGGCGGCTCGGCGGCGTCGCGGAGCGCTTCGTCCAGTACCGACGAGCACAGCTCGTCGCTGATGGCGGTCACCTCGACCATGCCCGACCCGCCGCGCCAGCGCACGGATCGCAGCGTCCACCCGTCACCGCGCGCCAGGACCTGCTCGCGGTTCTCCTCGCGCGACATGCGCATGACCTGGGCGCCGGCCGGCCGCAACGGCGCGTCGGGCCGGATGCGCTCCATGCGCCGGGACCGGGCGTACGGCTCCCGCCCGGCGGCGAACGCCTCCAGGGCCAGGACGTCGATCACGTCGCCGACCGTGTCGGTGGCGTCGACCGAGAACGCCACGGCAGGCTCCGGCTCGGCTCCGTCGATCGGCATGAAATCGGACATGTCGTTAATGATCAGGTCACCCTCGCGTCCGCGTCCACTCGATTACCCGTCAGGAACTCCCCCAGCAGGGCACATGCACGATCCGGGTCCTCGCAGAAGAAGCGGACACGCGCGTACGCCTCGCGGATCTCACCGTCCCAGTGGCGCCGTGCGATCCCGCGCGCCTCAACGCCCCGAGCCCTTCCATGACGTCGAGTCTCTCACCGATGTCGCCCGGCGTGACGCCGTCGTCCGGCTGAGACATCAGGCCCGGCCGGTCGGGGGTGCTCCCCGGCTGGCTCGGGCAACAAGAAGGGCGACCTCTGACCGCCATTTCCCGGCTAGAAGACAGCGCCGGCGGGAGAGGACGGTGACTCGGTTATTTCCAGTACTCGTCCTTGAGGAGACGCTTGTAGAGCTTGCCCGTCGGGTGCCGGGGCAGTTCGGCGCGGAAGTCGATCGAGCGCGGGCACTTGTAGTGCGCCAGGTGTTCGCGGCAGTGCTCGATGAGCTCACGCTCCAGCTCGGGCCCGGCGTCCTCCGGGGTCGTCGGCTGGACGACGGCCTTGACCGCCTCCCCCATCTCGGCGTCCGGGACGCCGATCACGGCCACGTCGGCGACCTTCGGGTGGACGGCCAGGAGGTTCTCGGCCTCCTGCGGGTAGATGTTCACGCCGCCGCTGATGATCATGTACGACAGGCGGTCGGTGAGGTAGAGGAAGCCCTCCTCGTCCACGTACCCCACGTCGCCGAGGGTGGTCCAGCCGCGGCCGAGCGGGTCACGTGAGGAGGCCGTCTTGTCCGGGTCGTCGTGGTAGATGAACTCCGGCCCGCCGGCGAAGTACAGGGTGCCCGT belongs to Actinoallomurus bryophytorum and includes:
- a CDS encoding NB-ARC domain-containing protein; the encoded protein is MPYGLPPDIGDFTGRSGAVADLADVLVPGRSVPVAAVNGMGGVGKTALAVHVAHAAGTRFRGGRLYADLRGMTGHPAEPYAVLGGLLHALGRRDVPETLEERSALYRSELTGRRMLVVLDDARCPAQVAPLLPGAPGCAVLVTSRTTMAGLPGVSGLDLDVLEPDEAMTLLTSVAGADRVAAERGAALDLVAACGFLPLAIRSAGTWLAARPASPVGVLARRLAHGRVEELPAAVACFRPGYEQLGSDEARAFRLLALADGPGFSTGAAGATLGLRRQCADELLETLADLSLLECHAPNRYRFHDLLRVFALNRTGRQGERVRALRRLLDHYLTAARGVAKALGEPLPAGSRPVTEASPGPCPGERSVTVEAARTWLFVEQDAVLTAIENAAREPGGPLTRAAELLLTVAPLFDREWSTRRLRNAALAVRNAACRRDDALARVYADVALQSLGPAPATPPPRRT
- a CDS encoding DUF5925 domain-containing protein, translating into MSDFMPIDGAEPEPAVAFSVDATDTVGDVIDVLALEAFAAGREPYARSRRMERIRPDAPLRPAGAQVMRMSREENREQVLARGDGWTLRSVRWRGGSGMVEVTAISDELCSSVLDEALRDAAEPPPPEEDRVDMGFWHLGAHGASRSQRSITAATWPEIRDNYPATAATAIDRLTDVTPDDISGRLVLLHGPPGTGKTTALRALAREWSKWAQFDCVLDPEQLFSNPAYLMEVAVGEDDDDRRWRLLVVEDCDELISSDAKNATGQALSRLLNLTDGLLGQGRDVLVAITTNEPLTALHPAVVRPGRCLAQIEVGRMSPAEAAAWLGTAETVPHGATLAELYARRDGRTTATPPPISDTGFYL